The Daphnia carinata strain CSIRO-1 chromosome 9, CSIRO_AGI_Dcar_HiC_V3, whole genome shotgun sequence nucleotide sequence attgaACAAAGGGACACCTGACTTTACatagtaaacaaaaattatggCACTTcagttttcattcattttccgAAAGAAAAGCCGTTTCCAGTGCCAGTTGCGTATTGCGGACCGAAGAGACCACCGCTGAAAGCAGATCCTGATCCCGATCCAACACCAAATCCACCATTGTAAGCACTAGAAATGCCTACTCCGCTGGCTGATACACCACCATAACCAGCTTGGCCAGTTCCGAAGCCAGCTCCGGTTCCACCAGGGTAATCTATTGAATGGCATTAAGAAATACACAGAAAATCACAGCtgacaacaaaaatgttttaaaagttAAACTCACATCCACCAATTCCAAAGGTTGGGAGGGCAGAGCAGTTCGCCAAAACCATAACGACAATAAGGACGGCAAGCATCTgttgtaaaataaaacaagtaaattccagtgtaatttttaaaatgttttcttaaatCCAGTAAATAGCGATACtaccttgttcattttttccaACGCGAAAGAAAGTGTTTTTCTCAGGAGTACAAGTAGGCGACTGCTTGCCGATGCCTCCGCGTTCTCCCAGTATTTATAGTTGGGTTTTCCAGCCTAAAGCTCTTCCCTTGTGGTTGAAATTCCTAGCTTGGAATTTCCCACTCTATGCAGCCGCTCAACATCATCTGGTTTTAACCAGATCTCTTTTACGAGAGGTTGTTTCGCCCAGCTTTGCTTCCTGGATGGGCCATTTCACATGGGAAAAATTATATGACGTGAAATCGGTTTCACAGAAAGTTATTAAAACTGCGAATAGTTTGCCATATCCTGGATACAAGTGTGCGAATCAACTCCAGAAATGGCCGTGAAAGGCCATTGCATAGCGTGTTGAACTCGAGCCTAATGTTACATAAACAAATGCTTTGTGCCCTACCAAATTATGTTGGAACGCCCCCTATCTCAGTCATGAAGTTCCAGACGTAATATTGGAT carries:
- the LOC130700792 gene encoding keratin, type I cytoskeletal 9-like → MNKMLAVLIVVMVLANCSALPTFGIGGYYPGGTGAGFGTGQAGYGGVSASGVGISSAYNGGFGVGSGSGSAFSGGLFGPQYATGTGNGFSFGK